One Globicephala melas chromosome 18, mGloMel1.2, whole genome shotgun sequence DNA segment encodes these proteins:
- the TMCO3 gene encoding transmembrane and coiled-coil domain-containing protein 3 isoform X4, which translates to MQARPSRSLWPALPCPSSRIMKVLGRSHLWVWLPFLHLLASGAEHEEAVRHAIELHRRQGAAVTQRRQWVLDGCRKLSGLLRQKAVVLNKLKSAVRAVEKDTSLSDEEKLFQVHMFEIFQKELNESENSVFQAVHGLQRALQGDYRDVANVKESSWQRLEALRKAAIKEETEYVELLAAEKHQAEVLKSMQHRNKSLSLLDEILEDVRKAADRLEKETEERAFDDNRSVRGVNFEAVLRVEEDEAGSKQNLTNREVEEDLGLSMLIDSQNNQYILTKPRDATIPRADPHLIKDIVTIGMLSLPCGWLCTTIGLPTMFGYIICGVLLGPSGLNSIKSVVQVETLGEFGVFFTLFLVGLEFSPEKLRKVWKISLQGPCYMTLLMVAFGLLWGHLLQIRPTQSVFISTCLSLSSTPLVSKFLVGSARSDKEAGDIDYGAVLLGMLVTQDVQLGLFMAVLPTLIQAGAGAHASVAMEVLRVLGLVGQVLFSLAAVLLFCLVVRTYLVGPYCRRLHAESKGNKEVLILGISAFTFLMLTVTELLDVSMELGCFLAGALVSSQGHVVAEEVVSCVEPVRDFLAIVFFASIGLHVFPTFVLRELAVLLALTLSVVAMK; encoded by the exons ATGCAAGCCCGACCTAGCAGGAGTCTTTGGCCCGCCTTGCCCTGTCCCTCAAGTCGGATCATGAAGGTGCTGGGGAGAAGCCACCTGTGGGTGTGGCTCCCGTTCCTTCACCTGCTGGCCAGCGGCGCGGAGCACGAGGAAGCGGTGAGACACGCCATCGAGTTGCACCGGCGCCAAGGGGCGGCCGTCACCCAGAGGAGACAGTGGGTCCTGGACGGTTGCAGAAAGCTCTCCGGGCTTCTTCGCCAAAAGGCTGTGGTTCTTAACAAACTGAAAAGTGCAGTCAGAGCAGTGGAAAAAGACACCAGCCTTTCGGATGAAGAGAAGCTGTTTCAGGTGcacatgtttgaaattttccagaaaGAGCTGAATGAAAGTGAAAACTCAGTCTTCCAGGCCGTCCATGGACTCCAGAGAGCCCTGCAGGGCGACTACAGGGACGTGGCCAATGTGAAGGAGAGCAGCTGGCAGCGCCTGGAGGCCCTGCGGAAGGCAGCCATCAAG GAAGAGACGGAGTATGTGGAACTTCTGGCAGCAGAAAAACATCAGGCTGAAGTTCTTAAAAGCATGCAGCATCGGAACAAAAGTTTATCCCTCCTGGATGAGATCCTTGAGGACGTGAGGAAGGCGGCAGACCGTCTGGAGAAGGAGACGGAGGAACGCGCTTTCGACGACAATAGGTCG GTCAGAGGGGTCAACTTTGAGGCAGTTCTGCGGGTGGAAGAGGACGAGGCCGGCTCCAAGCAGAACCTCACGAACCGGGAGGTCGAGGAGGACCTGGGCCTGAGCATGCTCATCGACTCCCAGAATAACCAGTACATCCTGACCAAGCCCAGGGACGCCACCATCCCGCGGGCAGACCCCCACCTCATCAAG GACATCGTCACCATAGGGATGTTGTCCTTACCATGCGGCTGGCTCTGTACAACGATAGGACTGCCGACCATGTTTGGTTACATCATCTGTGGCGTGCTTCTGGGGCCCTCCGGACTCAACAGTATTAAG TCAGTTGTGCAGGTGGAGACGTTGGGAGAGTTTGGCGTGTTCTTTACTCTCTTCCTCGTTGGCTTAGAATTTTCCCCAGAGAAGCTGAGAAAG GTGTGGAAGATCTCCCTGCAGGGGCCCTGCTACATGACTCTGCTCATGGTGGCCTTTGGCTTGCTCTGGGGCCACCTTCTGCAGATCAGACCCACCCAGAGCGTCTTTAtctccacctgcctctccttGTCGAGCACACCCCTGGTGTCCAAGTTCCTTGTGGGCAGCGCTCGCAGCGACAAGGAAG CAGGCGACATCGACTACGGCGCGGTGCTGCTGGGGATGCTGGTGACGCAGGACGTGCAGCTGGGACTGTTCATGGCTGTCCTGCCCACGCTCATCCAGGCGGGAGCCGGCGCACACGCCAG cGTCGCCATGGAGGTCCTGCGGGTCCTGGGCCTGGTCGGGCAGGTCCTCTTCTCGCTTGCTGCggttctcctcttctgtcttgtCGTGAGGACCTACCTCGTGGGACCGTACTGCCGGAGGCTGCACGCGGAGAGCAAGGGGAACAAGGAGGTCCTCATCCTGGGAATCTCCGCTTTCACCTTCCTCATGCTGACG GTCACCGAGCTCCTGGACGTGTCTATGGAGCTGGGCTGCTTCCTGGCCGGAGCCCTGGTGTCCTCCCAGGGCCACGTGGTCGCTGAGGAGGTCGTGTCCTGCGTGGAGCCCGTCCGCGACTTCCTGGCCATCGTGTTCTTCGCGTCCATAG GACTTCACGTGTTCCCCACCTTCGTGCTGCGCGAGCTCGCCGTGCTGCTGGCCCTCACGCTCTCGGTGGTGGCCATGAAG TGA
- the TMCO3 gene encoding transmembrane and coiled-coil domain-containing protein 3 isoform X2 — translation MQARPSRSLWPALPCPSSRIMKVLGRSHLWVWLPFLHLLASGAEHEEAVRHAIELHRRQGAAVTQRRQWVLDGCRKLSGLLRQKAVVLNKLKSAVRAVEKDTSLSDEEKLFQVHMFEIFQKELNESENSVFQAVHGLQRALQGDYRDVANVKESSWQRLEALRKAAIKEETEYVELLAAEKHQAEVLKSMQHRNKSLSLLDEILEDVRKAADRLEKETEERAFDDNRSVRGVNFEAVLRVEEDEAGSKQNLTNREVEEDLGLSMLIDSQNNQYILTKPRDATIPRADPHLIKDIVTIGMLSLPCGWLCTTIGLPTMFGYIICGVLLGPSGLNSIKSVVQVETLGEFGVFFTLFLVGLEFSPEKLRKVWKISLQGPCYMTLLMVAFGLLWGHLLQIRPTQSVFISTCLSLSSTPLVSKFLVGSARSDKEGDIDYGAVLLGMLVTQDVQLGLFMAVLPTLIQAGAGAHASVAMEVLRVLGLVGQVLFSLAAVLLFCLVVRTYLVGPYCRRLHAESKGNKEVLILGISAFTFLMLTVTELLDVSMELGCFLAGALVSSQGHVVAEEVVSCVEPVRDFLAIVFFASIGLHVFPTFVLRELAVLLALTLSVVAMKFALAALVLSLLLPKTSQYVKWIVAAGLAQVSEFSLVLGSRARRARIISREVYLLILSVTTLSLLLAPLLWRAAVARCAPRPERRSSL, via the exons ATGCAAGCCCGACCTAGCAGGAGTCTTTGGCCCGCCTTGCCCTGTCCCTCAAGTCGGATCATGAAGGTGCTGGGGAGAAGCCACCTGTGGGTGTGGCTCCCGTTCCTTCACCTGCTGGCCAGCGGCGCGGAGCACGAGGAAGCGGTGAGACACGCCATCGAGTTGCACCGGCGCCAAGGGGCGGCCGTCACCCAGAGGAGACAGTGGGTCCTGGACGGTTGCAGAAAGCTCTCCGGGCTTCTTCGCCAAAAGGCTGTGGTTCTTAACAAACTGAAAAGTGCAGTCAGAGCAGTGGAAAAAGACACCAGCCTTTCGGATGAAGAGAAGCTGTTTCAGGTGcacatgtttgaaattttccagaaaGAGCTGAATGAAAGTGAAAACTCAGTCTTCCAGGCCGTCCATGGACTCCAGAGAGCCCTGCAGGGCGACTACAGGGACGTGGCCAATGTGAAGGAGAGCAGCTGGCAGCGCCTGGAGGCCCTGCGGAAGGCAGCCATCAAG GAAGAGACGGAGTATGTGGAACTTCTGGCAGCAGAAAAACATCAGGCTGAAGTTCTTAAAAGCATGCAGCATCGGAACAAAAGTTTATCCCTCCTGGATGAGATCCTTGAGGACGTGAGGAAGGCGGCAGACCGTCTGGAGAAGGAGACGGAGGAACGCGCTTTCGACGACAATAGGTCG GTCAGAGGGGTCAACTTTGAGGCAGTTCTGCGGGTGGAAGAGGACGAGGCCGGCTCCAAGCAGAACCTCACGAACCGGGAGGTCGAGGAGGACCTGGGCCTGAGCATGCTCATCGACTCCCAGAATAACCAGTACATCCTGACCAAGCCCAGGGACGCCACCATCCCGCGGGCAGACCCCCACCTCATCAAG GACATCGTCACCATAGGGATGTTGTCCTTACCATGCGGCTGGCTCTGTACAACGATAGGACTGCCGACCATGTTTGGTTACATCATCTGTGGCGTGCTTCTGGGGCCCTCCGGACTCAACAGTATTAAG TCAGTTGTGCAGGTGGAGACGTTGGGAGAGTTTGGCGTGTTCTTTACTCTCTTCCTCGTTGGCTTAGAATTTTCCCCAGAGAAGCTGAGAAAG GTGTGGAAGATCTCCCTGCAGGGGCCCTGCTACATGACTCTGCTCATGGTGGCCTTTGGCTTGCTCTGGGGCCACCTTCTGCAGATCAGACCCACCCAGAGCGTCTTTAtctccacctgcctctccttGTCGAGCACACCCCTGGTGTCCAAGTTCCTTGTGGGCAGCGCTCGCAGCGACAAGGAAG GCGACATCGACTACGGCGCGGTGCTGCTGGGGATGCTGGTGACGCAGGACGTGCAGCTGGGACTGTTCATGGCTGTCCTGCCCACGCTCATCCAGGCGGGAGCCGGCGCACACGCCAG cGTCGCCATGGAGGTCCTGCGGGTCCTGGGCCTGGTCGGGCAGGTCCTCTTCTCGCTTGCTGCggttctcctcttctgtcttgtCGTGAGGACCTACCTCGTGGGACCGTACTGCCGGAGGCTGCACGCGGAGAGCAAGGGGAACAAGGAGGTCCTCATCCTGGGAATCTCCGCTTTCACCTTCCTCATGCTGACG GTCACCGAGCTCCTGGACGTGTCTATGGAGCTGGGCTGCTTCCTGGCCGGAGCCCTGGTGTCCTCCCAGGGCCACGTGGTCGCTGAGGAGGTCGTGTCCTGCGTGGAGCCCGTCCGCGACTTCCTGGCCATCGTGTTCTTCGCGTCCATAG GACTTCACGTGTTCCCCACCTTCGTGCTGCGCGAGCTCGCCGTGCTGCTGGCCCTCACGCTCTCGGTGGTGGCCATGAAG TTCGCCCTGGCAGCCCTGGTCCTGTCTCTGCTGCTGCCCAAGACCAGCCAGTACGTCAAGTGGATCGTGGCCGCGGGGCTGGCCCAGGTCAGCGAGTTCTCTCTGGTCCTGGGGAGCCGGGCGCGCAGAGCACGTATCATCTCTCGGGAG GTGTACCTCCTCATCCTGAGTGTGACCACGCTCAGCCTCCTCCTGGCCCCGCTGCTTTGGCGAGCGGCCGTCGCCAGGTGTGCGCCGCGGCCCGAGAGAAGGTCCAGCCTCTGA
- the TMCO3 gene encoding transmembrane and coiled-coil domain-containing protein 3 isoform X1, with the protein MQARPSRSLWPALPCPSSRIMKVLGRSHLWVWLPFLHLLASGAEHEEAVRHAIELHRRQGAAVTQRRQWVLDGCRKLSGLLRQKAVVLNKLKSAVRAVEKDTSLSDEEKLFQVHMFEIFQKELNESENSVFQAVHGLQRALQGDYRDVANVKESSWQRLEALRKAAIKEETEYVELLAAEKHQAEVLKSMQHRNKSLSLLDEILEDVRKAADRLEKETEERAFDDNRSVRGVNFEAVLRVEEDEAGSKQNLTNREVEEDLGLSMLIDSQNNQYILTKPRDATIPRADPHLIKDIVTIGMLSLPCGWLCTTIGLPTMFGYIICGVLLGPSGLNSIKSVVQVETLGEFGVFFTLFLVGLEFSPEKLRKVWKISLQGPCYMTLLMVAFGLLWGHLLQIRPTQSVFISTCLSLSSTPLVSKFLVGSARSDKEAGDIDYGAVLLGMLVTQDVQLGLFMAVLPTLIQAGAGAHASVAMEVLRVLGLVGQVLFSLAAVLLFCLVVRTYLVGPYCRRLHAESKGNKEVLILGISAFTFLMLTVTELLDVSMELGCFLAGALVSSQGHVVAEEVVSCVEPVRDFLAIVFFASIGLHVFPTFVLRELAVLLALTLSVVAMKFALAALVLSLLLPKTSQYVKWIVAAGLAQVSEFSLVLGSRARRARIISREVYLLILSVTTLSLLLAPLLWRAAVARCAPRPERRSSL; encoded by the exons ATGCAAGCCCGACCTAGCAGGAGTCTTTGGCCCGCCTTGCCCTGTCCCTCAAGTCGGATCATGAAGGTGCTGGGGAGAAGCCACCTGTGGGTGTGGCTCCCGTTCCTTCACCTGCTGGCCAGCGGCGCGGAGCACGAGGAAGCGGTGAGACACGCCATCGAGTTGCACCGGCGCCAAGGGGCGGCCGTCACCCAGAGGAGACAGTGGGTCCTGGACGGTTGCAGAAAGCTCTCCGGGCTTCTTCGCCAAAAGGCTGTGGTTCTTAACAAACTGAAAAGTGCAGTCAGAGCAGTGGAAAAAGACACCAGCCTTTCGGATGAAGAGAAGCTGTTTCAGGTGcacatgtttgaaattttccagaaaGAGCTGAATGAAAGTGAAAACTCAGTCTTCCAGGCCGTCCATGGACTCCAGAGAGCCCTGCAGGGCGACTACAGGGACGTGGCCAATGTGAAGGAGAGCAGCTGGCAGCGCCTGGAGGCCCTGCGGAAGGCAGCCATCAAG GAAGAGACGGAGTATGTGGAACTTCTGGCAGCAGAAAAACATCAGGCTGAAGTTCTTAAAAGCATGCAGCATCGGAACAAAAGTTTATCCCTCCTGGATGAGATCCTTGAGGACGTGAGGAAGGCGGCAGACCGTCTGGAGAAGGAGACGGAGGAACGCGCTTTCGACGACAATAGGTCG GTCAGAGGGGTCAACTTTGAGGCAGTTCTGCGGGTGGAAGAGGACGAGGCCGGCTCCAAGCAGAACCTCACGAACCGGGAGGTCGAGGAGGACCTGGGCCTGAGCATGCTCATCGACTCCCAGAATAACCAGTACATCCTGACCAAGCCCAGGGACGCCACCATCCCGCGGGCAGACCCCCACCTCATCAAG GACATCGTCACCATAGGGATGTTGTCCTTACCATGCGGCTGGCTCTGTACAACGATAGGACTGCCGACCATGTTTGGTTACATCATCTGTGGCGTGCTTCTGGGGCCCTCCGGACTCAACAGTATTAAG TCAGTTGTGCAGGTGGAGACGTTGGGAGAGTTTGGCGTGTTCTTTACTCTCTTCCTCGTTGGCTTAGAATTTTCCCCAGAGAAGCTGAGAAAG GTGTGGAAGATCTCCCTGCAGGGGCCCTGCTACATGACTCTGCTCATGGTGGCCTTTGGCTTGCTCTGGGGCCACCTTCTGCAGATCAGACCCACCCAGAGCGTCTTTAtctccacctgcctctccttGTCGAGCACACCCCTGGTGTCCAAGTTCCTTGTGGGCAGCGCTCGCAGCGACAAGGAAG CAGGCGACATCGACTACGGCGCGGTGCTGCTGGGGATGCTGGTGACGCAGGACGTGCAGCTGGGACTGTTCATGGCTGTCCTGCCCACGCTCATCCAGGCGGGAGCCGGCGCACACGCCAG cGTCGCCATGGAGGTCCTGCGGGTCCTGGGCCTGGTCGGGCAGGTCCTCTTCTCGCTTGCTGCggttctcctcttctgtcttgtCGTGAGGACCTACCTCGTGGGACCGTACTGCCGGAGGCTGCACGCGGAGAGCAAGGGGAACAAGGAGGTCCTCATCCTGGGAATCTCCGCTTTCACCTTCCTCATGCTGACG GTCACCGAGCTCCTGGACGTGTCTATGGAGCTGGGCTGCTTCCTGGCCGGAGCCCTGGTGTCCTCCCAGGGCCACGTGGTCGCTGAGGAGGTCGTGTCCTGCGTGGAGCCCGTCCGCGACTTCCTGGCCATCGTGTTCTTCGCGTCCATAG GACTTCACGTGTTCCCCACCTTCGTGCTGCGCGAGCTCGCCGTGCTGCTGGCCCTCACGCTCTCGGTGGTGGCCATGAAG TTCGCCCTGGCAGCCCTGGTCCTGTCTCTGCTGCTGCCCAAGACCAGCCAGTACGTCAAGTGGATCGTGGCCGCGGGGCTGGCCCAGGTCAGCGAGTTCTCTCTGGTCCTGGGGAGCCGGGCGCGCAGAGCACGTATCATCTCTCGGGAG GTGTACCTCCTCATCCTGAGTGTGACCACGCTCAGCCTCCTCCTGGCCCCGCTGCTTTGGCGAGCGGCCGTCGCCAGGTGTGCGCCGCGGCCCGAGAGAAGGTCCAGCCTCTGA
- the TMCO3 gene encoding transmembrane and coiled-coil domain-containing protein 3 isoform X3 — MQARPSRSLWPALPCPSSRIMKVLGRSHLWVWLPFLHLLASGAEHEEAVRHAIELHRRQGAAVTQRRQWVLDGCRKLSGLLRQKAVVLNKLKSAVRAVEKDTSLSDEEKLFQVHMFEIFQKELNESENSVFQAVHGLQRALQGDYRDVANVKESSWQRLEALRKAAIKEETEYVELLAAEKHQAEVLKSMQHRNKSLSLLDEILEDVRKAADRLEKETEERAFDDNRSVRGVNFEAVLRVEEDEAGSKQNLTNREVEEDLGLSMLIDSQNNQYILTKPRDATIPRADPHLIKDIVTIGMLSLPCGWLCTTIGLPTMFGYIICGVLLGPSGLNSIKVWKISLQGPCYMTLLMVAFGLLWGHLLQIRPTQSVFISTCLSLSSTPLVSKFLVGSARSDKEAGDIDYGAVLLGMLVTQDVQLGLFMAVLPTLIQAGAGAHASVAMEVLRVLGLVGQVLFSLAAVLLFCLVVRTYLVGPYCRRLHAESKGNKEVLILGISAFTFLMLTVTELLDVSMELGCFLAGALVSSQGHVVAEEVVSCVEPVRDFLAIVFFASIGLHVFPTFVLRELAVLLALTLSVVAMKFALAALVLSLLLPKTSQYVKWIVAAGLAQVSEFSLVLGSRARRARIISREVYLLILSVTTLSLLLAPLLWRAAVARCAPRPERRSSL; from the exons ATGCAAGCCCGACCTAGCAGGAGTCTTTGGCCCGCCTTGCCCTGTCCCTCAAGTCGGATCATGAAGGTGCTGGGGAGAAGCCACCTGTGGGTGTGGCTCCCGTTCCTTCACCTGCTGGCCAGCGGCGCGGAGCACGAGGAAGCGGTGAGACACGCCATCGAGTTGCACCGGCGCCAAGGGGCGGCCGTCACCCAGAGGAGACAGTGGGTCCTGGACGGTTGCAGAAAGCTCTCCGGGCTTCTTCGCCAAAAGGCTGTGGTTCTTAACAAACTGAAAAGTGCAGTCAGAGCAGTGGAAAAAGACACCAGCCTTTCGGATGAAGAGAAGCTGTTTCAGGTGcacatgtttgaaattttccagaaaGAGCTGAATGAAAGTGAAAACTCAGTCTTCCAGGCCGTCCATGGACTCCAGAGAGCCCTGCAGGGCGACTACAGGGACGTGGCCAATGTGAAGGAGAGCAGCTGGCAGCGCCTGGAGGCCCTGCGGAAGGCAGCCATCAAG GAAGAGACGGAGTATGTGGAACTTCTGGCAGCAGAAAAACATCAGGCTGAAGTTCTTAAAAGCATGCAGCATCGGAACAAAAGTTTATCCCTCCTGGATGAGATCCTTGAGGACGTGAGGAAGGCGGCAGACCGTCTGGAGAAGGAGACGGAGGAACGCGCTTTCGACGACAATAGGTCG GTCAGAGGGGTCAACTTTGAGGCAGTTCTGCGGGTGGAAGAGGACGAGGCCGGCTCCAAGCAGAACCTCACGAACCGGGAGGTCGAGGAGGACCTGGGCCTGAGCATGCTCATCGACTCCCAGAATAACCAGTACATCCTGACCAAGCCCAGGGACGCCACCATCCCGCGGGCAGACCCCCACCTCATCAAG GACATCGTCACCATAGGGATGTTGTCCTTACCATGCGGCTGGCTCTGTACAACGATAGGACTGCCGACCATGTTTGGTTACATCATCTGTGGCGTGCTTCTGGGGCCCTCCGGACTCAACAGTATTAAG GTGTGGAAGATCTCCCTGCAGGGGCCCTGCTACATGACTCTGCTCATGGTGGCCTTTGGCTTGCTCTGGGGCCACCTTCTGCAGATCAGACCCACCCAGAGCGTCTTTAtctccacctgcctctccttGTCGAGCACACCCCTGGTGTCCAAGTTCCTTGTGGGCAGCGCTCGCAGCGACAAGGAAG CAGGCGACATCGACTACGGCGCGGTGCTGCTGGGGATGCTGGTGACGCAGGACGTGCAGCTGGGACTGTTCATGGCTGTCCTGCCCACGCTCATCCAGGCGGGAGCCGGCGCACACGCCAG cGTCGCCATGGAGGTCCTGCGGGTCCTGGGCCTGGTCGGGCAGGTCCTCTTCTCGCTTGCTGCggttctcctcttctgtcttgtCGTGAGGACCTACCTCGTGGGACCGTACTGCCGGAGGCTGCACGCGGAGAGCAAGGGGAACAAGGAGGTCCTCATCCTGGGAATCTCCGCTTTCACCTTCCTCATGCTGACG GTCACCGAGCTCCTGGACGTGTCTATGGAGCTGGGCTGCTTCCTGGCCGGAGCCCTGGTGTCCTCCCAGGGCCACGTGGTCGCTGAGGAGGTCGTGTCCTGCGTGGAGCCCGTCCGCGACTTCCTGGCCATCGTGTTCTTCGCGTCCATAG GACTTCACGTGTTCCCCACCTTCGTGCTGCGCGAGCTCGCCGTGCTGCTGGCCCTCACGCTCTCGGTGGTGGCCATGAAG TTCGCCCTGGCAGCCCTGGTCCTGTCTCTGCTGCTGCCCAAGACCAGCCAGTACGTCAAGTGGATCGTGGCCGCGGGGCTGGCCCAGGTCAGCGAGTTCTCTCTGGTCCTGGGGAGCCGGGCGCGCAGAGCACGTATCATCTCTCGGGAG GTGTACCTCCTCATCCTGAGTGTGACCACGCTCAGCCTCCTCCTGGCCCCGCTGCTTTGGCGAGCGGCCGTCGCCAGGTGTGCGCCGCGGCCCGAGAGAAGGTCCAGCCTCTGA